The following DNA comes from Anastrepha obliqua isolate idAnaObli1 chromosome 1, idAnaObli1_1.0, whole genome shotgun sequence.
TCACCAGCGGTCCACCAGAGTCGCCATGGCATGCACCCTCGCCATATTTCGTGTATGTGCACATATGTCCATAATCCATAGAAGCTTCATAGTTAAGCATTTCCGCGCATTTTTTATACGGCAAATATTTCAGGTACACCACTTGCAGCTTTTCCGGAGTATCACCATACAATTCTGTTGTGCCCCAGCCAGTCAGTATGACCTCATCGCCCTCCGTCATCTGTTCTGTTGGCAGTTCTATCGGCTGGGTTTTctcattgaaaacaatcgatgCATTTAGATTTAATAAGGCAATATCATTGTGGCTAGACGGGGTGTTGTAGCGGCAATGCACATGAATTGCCTTCACATAGTATGTGGCATTCGGTTTCTCCCATTCATTAGTTCCGGTAGCAATCTTTATACTGTCCGCTGTCTTCCCATAAACACAATGCCCAGCAGTTACTATCCAATCTTTGTTAATAATAACCCCACCACAGGAATGATATCCATAAATGCTTTGCAACGAAACTTGATAGGGCGCAAAGCCCTCCGTTGCGTTCTCTCCGCCAATGACACGACTCTCGAACGAACTTTTTACATAGTCCTTTGGGTATTTCAAGAGTATGGCCCGTGTATGGGCTAGCAAAAAAACGCCGATAAAAACAAATACCTTCATGGCGTATGGCTATAACGAGTATAGAGAAGTTTGAGCAACTTTGGAAATATTTATCTAAAGGTTTGGTCAATTTGGCTGTAGATATCAGTAAACAAAGCACTTATCGTCGTTTCTGGTtcgaagataaaaaaattatgtgtacTATGGCTTGATTACCagcgtttttggttttgttttgttcttgttttttgtttttctttgttgccCAATACATTAATTGGATAGTAAAATTTAGAGACATAAAATGCACTTCTTAGAGTATAAAGTAACGAACAGTTATAACCTCTTTATGGCTTAAAAAATGACTCACAGTAGCAATGATATAAAACATACAtaaacaaggtggcacaaaattattcacctagctttgtttttgaacatttttttactaaatcaaagaaatgattttgagtggtcatatttccaacattttgacctttacactcgctattgcttgtctgttactgtagctgtctagctcacaggtgtcaaatatgattgacgtacgtcgccatatgaaaaattataaatcttataAAGGAGCGGTCggctgtaattttttaattttttatcagtcAAACACACAACCACAAAGTAATTTTACAGTATCTGAGCTTAGGAatactttaataataaataaaaatataattaataataattgcatCAAAGGTAATCGAAAGGGGTTAACAGTGGGACTTACTGAGATATTCgcacgattatttttttttttacttggagAAAATGTGCACCAcagtcaaagaaaaattaaaaaaaatatataaaaatatataaaatcaaaagTAGTTTTCCACAACCTGCACTTGAATATACTAGAATTTTATTAGCTACAAAACTGTATACCAAAAATTTGACTACAAATTCTAATTAAGAACCGTGGAATTGTGATGAAAAgcttgtggaatttttttaatggttGTATACGGACAGGTggataggcggccgccgtagctgaatggcttggtgcgtgactaccattcgggagtgcgtaggttcgaatctccgtacatgaatATCAAATAGTAGAAGAAATGTTTTCGAaggagaagaagctcggccaaaacccaaacaccaaaaatagaagtgtacgcgccaattatttatttgtttcgtaTACGGACAGATTCTCTAATTTACTTCCAAGGGAATTTAAGTGCAGTTGCCAGCAATGAAACTCAACCGAAAGTGACtaataacttttgatatttggtttattggtttttgttagacactgggctataattttttttttttgatttttttgtaaaaatattgagGTGCTCTCGTTTTGTCGCGGGTTCTATATAATGAGTGAGGTCACCACACATTGACAAGTTTTGcctatataattaattatattaatttctacaaaaaacacaaaaatcgggttaaaaacaaaaatcggtcAAATTAGCCTAAGGCATCTCTAGTACCAAGTTGTCCTGGATAAATTCTTTCAGTCAAAGTCAGTTTTCctctgatttgcttgaaatttcggaAGCCGTTAcctttttaattatgtaagaaacACAAACAACgggttttcataaaaatatatttcattctatagcaaaaacaaaataaattcacaCTTTGTGGCTGTGAcatcttctttttttaattggaaagtGGTTCATTATCTTCGCTCTCACTACTCGACGACGACTCCTGTGGCGTAACATCTTGAGGAACTGATGAGTGAATACTTTGTGTTGCTTGTgctcttgtgcattttcttcacATAACGAATGCCAAAGATTTTTTATATGGGATAAAACACACAACACCGTTGCAAAAAAGTTCGTCAAAACTCACTTGAAATTTGCTATTTAGCATACTAAAATTCACTGGGTTACGCTTACTTGAAATTTGTCTAATAAAAcgtaaagttttataatttttctttaattttcataaagtttGAAACGTGAATTTGCATGGCttacatatgaaaataaacTATACTTTGGAGAGAAGAGTTCATCCTTTTCTTGTAGTTTGACGGAGCTTTTACACCAATACGTTTATCATGCCTTGCCTTTTCCGGAAACATACAGGAAAGCGCAGTTTTATACCATCTCTGACCGGCATTGCTTGTCATGGGGCACTCACTGctagataaaatattttctataacttAATCCatctttttttccttgttcactcctctcagcagcatagggcctcgacaagactcagtcttgcgttggtttcgttaatctattttgatttctgacagggtaggtgataagcctgtcgctaccagtcctaagtagtgggaatgcccacctctcgttgcttaggaacaacgccctctTACTGCtttgagcgccatctgtgtttcacacttttctggcagaaggatcgcactgATGGCGCTATTACTGCGGTTGCCCGCTTCcccttgctggcgccactgatgcaatgtgtaattgtgtgttttttttttttgcttgcgtAGCCAcaatggaaataatgcgctgactattgtgcgggagtaaggatggaaaggataggTTATGGGGTTGAgggattagatttttttttagaagcaacgaaagtaggtaaatttggaaaagtgtatTACGTGGGAtttgaacccacaacctctgggatggcaggctagactaccgaggccgctaaTCCATAGCGGACTTCAAATCCCGGGCCCGCCGAATGGTGCTCAGGTACAAACTCACTTGGGTGGCCACCATGTCTTGCCATTAAATGAAGAACACAAACATGTAAAACTtggtgaaaaagaaatccattattttctcggtagatggctggaGTGATCCATAGCTCGTACAGTATCGATcagacaatttaaatttttgtttgttccattcggttgtgagttacaatggaagtcaacaaagagaaaattcggtacctTTAACAGTTTTTCTATGATAATGGTCAAGTCAGGCTAAAATCCGCCGAATGAGTGAATTATGTTTATGGCGCCAATTCTGTAATAGCTAATTACTTGCTAATTTTGATTTCGTTCAGTCGTTTTTAAGGATCAAGAAAAGGATCCTAAAAGAAATACTCAAAGTTGACTGACATCTTAGTAGTAGGAGCTAAAGATTGACTAGAAAGCATttgcgcaaaattaaaaaaaaaaagtaatggacttctttttcaccaaactaacagaatcattgaagcgaatCTAGGAGAATCAGTACTCAGGAGATTGGTGAGTAGAGTCGGAGTCCTCCCACCGTTTTTATAGGACACGGTTGTgcataaacttctgttaatattAGAATCGGCAACTTTTAAGGTGATTGCTTATGCCGTTGATGTTGTTATTGAAGtttctggtaaatttgtatctacggacTAAGAGACTTAATACAAAATGCTTGTACTTTCCAGATGGGCAGAAAAGAGTTTGGTCTAGAAGCCAatccagacaaaacacaactcatattgttcataAGGAAACACAGACCCTCAgttaagtccaattatgcttaAGGGGGATGCTCTtctgatttcggaagaaaccaagtacttcgGGCTAACCATAAATAGAACGTCAAATAACGTGGAAAGAGTTAGAAAAGCTCgtctagctttttatgcctgtaagagagctttaggtccTACCTGGGGAACTAAGCCTAAGAatgctcattggctttatacTGCAGTTGTCAGACGCATTCTtctatatgaaaattttttctggtggtgtgctatgcagaagaaaacctattctaatttattgatttaggtgcagagatcagcggaatggGCCATCCATGACCTTGACCATCATGTTATATCTAATACCCCttgatctcttctgcaaatttCAGCGGCCTATCGCgatttaaggctcaaagcgagctcacaatggaaaaTTGTCAGAAATAttgattgtgattatcaccctcccattctctgcttcgaaaggaatttctcaattttagactggaatggcttgaagaagatccatccCCAACACACCCATTCAGATCTCCACTGGCGGATCTAAAACGGATAGCGGTGTGGGATCAGGGTTATACTGCGAAGGGTTTTTTATCAGTGAaccctttaaactaccggatcactgtagagTTTTTTAAGTGGCAATAAaggctattcatgaagccttgaGATGcgtaaagataaacagaatatcctcaaaagatatctgcattctatcagacagccaagctgccctacgggctctcgatgcattccaaataataTCAAGGAGAGActtacattgtcgccaatctcttaatgagatggctaaACAGTGTCGTATTATCtaatgctgggttccaggccacagagatataccagggaactgtagcgCTGACCAACttccaagagaaggtacctgtatgccaaacataaataAGTTTATGGAGGTttctctcgcaacttgtaagctgcTTGTTAGGGACGCAGTAATCAATTCAGTAATTCAAAGATAGACTAGtgccaatacctgtgaaattgcaaGGCAAAtctggccaaggctaaatttaagTCTATCCAGGGATTTTATACAATTGAGTAGACTTCTAATAAGAACCTTAGTAGGGACTCTCACAGGACATTGTGTCACAGGAAAAAACACACAagaagattaggcgtttacatgcttgatttctgtcgtagtTGTAGGTATGAAAGAGTTCGTAACCAttaaacaccttttttgcacatgcccagctatAGCCAGAAGCAAGAACCGatccgatatttaagatcctgcTTCCTAATGAATATGGATAAGCTATACagtttaggtatcaacaaccttttacgctttatcCAAAGCTCTGGATGCCTCAATCTGGAAAGAGGAATGTAGTCCAGCctctgcggctcacaacggacccatttcatGGTGAGCATCGCTGTTCCTATGTGCGATGTGGCTGCCAAACTTACCTACCTTccccaaatttatttatttcctaatAGTTTGACAAGAAAGAAAGGTCCCCACAGTCTTCTTTTCTAACCAAATAG
Coding sequences within:
- the LOC129253340 gene encoding chymotrypsin-1-like — its product is MKVFVFIGVFLLAHTRAILLKYPKDYVKSSFESRVIGGENATEGFAPYQVSLQSIYGYHSCGGVIINKDWIVTAGHCVYGKTADSIKIATGTNEWEKPNATYYVKAIHVHCRYNTPSSHNDIALLNLNASIVFNEKTQPIELPTEQMTEGDEVILTGWGTTELYGDTPEKLQVVYLKYLPYKKCAEMLNYEASMDYGHMCTYTKYGEGACHGDSGGPLVNDGKLVGVVNWGYPCAIGYPDMHASIFFYMDWIRRTLSA